The following proteins are encoded in a genomic region of Cryptomeria japonica chromosome 11, Sugi_1.0, whole genome shotgun sequence:
- the LOC131860308 gene encoding uncharacterized protein LOC131860308, with translation MDSGGLRQQLLVALEELDQSQSEVLQVKVNLRDAKNFIESLKDQLNKSREKRKKLVDKLKEKESRIVDEEALKEKAEECERLASANVVQENEMEAITVKKENAKLEESTPKPRQSRSVVPSFDPTKPTSKPKPSAKSSGEAKKKRKQVRVVIIDDEETKSHEAIKEVKEKVVKVTKVSKQKLSSRERPSKKSNSSEIDEVMKQGKFEVKPLMSLNKIVKKVVKNGNLNPLSEWYENFDENGKRTLEEATIEYVNVYRKALIELMSKIIKSLYKVLDMR, from the exons atggattctggtggtCTTAGACAACAGCTTCTTGTTGCACTTGAAGAACTTGATCAATCACAATCTGAGGTTCTGCAAGTGAAAGTAAACCTTAGGGATGCTAAgaacttcattgaatcattgaaagatCAGCTAAAcaagtcaagggaaaagagaaagaaACTTGTTGATAAGTTAAAGGAGAAAGAAAGCAGAATCGttgatgaagaagccttgaaggagaagGCAGAAGAATGTGAGAGGCTTGCTAGTGCTAATGTTGTTCaggagaatgagatggaagccatt ACTGTCAAGAAGGAGAATGCTAAACTAGAAGAATCTACACCTAAACCAAGGCAATCAAGAAGTGTTGTTCCCTCATTCGATCCTACAAAGCCTACAAGCAAACCTAAACCATCAGCCAAATCATCTGGTGAAGCAAAGAAAAAGAGGAAACAAGTAAGAGTTGTGATTATAGATGATGAAGAAACTAAGTCACATGAAGCTATAaaggaggtgaaggaaaaagtagtTAAGGTCACCAAAGTTTCAAAGCAGAAATTATCTAGTAGAGAAAGGCCAAGCAAGAAATCAAATTCATCTGAAATTGATGAGGTAATGAAGCAAGGAAAATTTGAAGTTAAACCTCTTATGTCTCtaaataaaattgtgaaaaaggtagTAAAGAATGGTAACTTGAACCCATTATCagaatggtatgaaaattttgatgagaacGGTAAAAGAACCTTAGAGGAAGCCACTATAGAATATGTGAATGTATATAGAAAAGCCTTGATAGAATTAATGTCTAAGATTATTAAGAGTTTGTACAAAGTTTTGGATATGAGATGA